Proteins encoded together in one Xiphophorus maculatus strain JP 163 A chromosome 13, X_maculatus-5.0-male, whole genome shotgun sequence window:
- the gmnn gene encoding geminin: MNSVGNVKQRSSNENVKSFSVPSQKVVREKRQSLQVLQHSAVNTSLKSAQTGKVIPKRKQWILDQSRGSKRVKVEVKATQTEEVNCVPDGLSKEAYELMVKETPPSSYWKEVAEERRKALYRVLQENEKLHKDIEARDEEISKLQSENEELQELAQHVQYMADMIERLTGKCPESLEEMKDIAFDAEEADPAEQEEADYSDEETSDHDEAGPSGLN; this comes from the exons AGCTTCTCTGTACCATCTCAAAAGGTAGTTAGAGAAAAAAGGCAAAGCCTGCAGGTCCTCCAACATTCAGCAGTCAACACAAGTTTGAAATCGGCTCAG acaGGGAAAGTTATTCCTAAGAGGAAACAGTGGATACTGGATCAGTCAAGAGGTTCGAAGAGGGTTAAAGTAGAAGTAAAAGCcacacaaacagaagaagttaACTGTGTACCAGATGGCCTGTCCAAAGAAGCATATGAACTTATGGTAAAAG AAACTCCTCCTTCCTCTTACTGGAAAGAAGTAGCAGAAGAACGACGAAAGGCTTTGTACCGGGTCCTACAGGAGAATGAGAAG TTGCACAAAGACATTGAAGCCAGAGATGAGGAGATTAGCAAGCTCCAGTCTGAGAATGAAGAGCTGCAGGAGCTGGCACAACATGTGCAGTACATGGCTGACATGATTGAG AGACTGACTGGAAAGTGCCCAGAGAGCCTGGAAGAAATGAAGGACATAGCATTTGATGCAGAAGAGGCAGATCCAGCTGAGCAAGAGGAGGCAGACTACAGTGATGAAGAGACGTCAGATCATGACGAAGCAGGACCCTCAGGATTAAACTGA